A portion of the Pseudoxanthomonas sp. JBR18 genome contains these proteins:
- a CDS encoding twin transmembrane helix small protein: protein MNDSLKTLLIVAFLIMIVWNLGAGLYYLLIDRGQTTRTVRALSWRIGLSVALILLVIAGIWSGVIQPHGIGR, encoded by the coding sequence ATGAACGACTCGCTCAAGACCCTGCTGATCGTCGCGTTCCTGATCATGATCGTGTGGAACCTCGGCGCCGGCCTGTATTACCTGCTGATCGACCGCGGCCAGACCACGCGCACCGTGCGTGCGTTGAGCTGGCGTATCGGCCTGTCGGTCGCCCTGATCCTGTTGGTGATCGCCGGCATCTGGAGTGGCGTGATCCAGCCACACGGCATCGGGCGCTGA
- a CDS encoding SURF1 family protein, protein MRRRLPTPVGWLLAVVVAAGFSALGSWQLGRAQAKRALLDQVAQVLRARQPRPLSAAAQHDRAQQLDWAAGRGHFAPGPAVLLDNQSHDGQPGVRAYRPFVPDDGGPALLVDLGWQPLDAARTMPVVPPLTGSRQIAGLLAPPPAPGLIRGMPAVQEDGDLLAVALEPAVLAAPLGRKRLAPRVLRLDPALPIGFARDLDVLPNTLPPARHLGYAVQWFGLALAVLVTAVVLTWRRRGATREKMGHDPA, encoded by the coding sequence ATGAGGCGTCGCCTGCCCACGCCGGTTGGTTGGCTGCTGGCCGTGGTGGTGGCCGCCGGCTTCAGCGCGCTGGGAAGCTGGCAACTGGGGCGTGCGCAGGCCAAGCGGGCGTTGCTCGATCAGGTGGCGCAGGTCCTGCGCGCGCGCCAGCCGCGACCGCTCTCCGCCGCGGCGCAGCACGATCGCGCGCAGCAGCTCGACTGGGCCGCCGGCCGCGGTCACTTCGCCCCTGGCCCGGCGGTGTTGCTGGACAACCAGTCCCATGACGGCCAGCCGGGAGTGCGGGCCTATCGTCCCTTCGTGCCGGATGACGGGGGGCCCGCATTGCTGGTGGACCTGGGCTGGCAGCCGCTGGATGCCGCCAGGACGATGCCCGTCGTGCCGCCCTTGACGGGATCGCGTCAGATCGCGGGCCTGCTGGCGCCGCCGCCCGCGCCCGGGCTGATCCGGGGCATGCCGGCCGTGCAGGAGGATGGCGACCTGCTGGCCGTGGCGCTGGAGCCGGCCGTCCTGGCTGCACCGCTGGGCCGCAAACGCCTTGCCCCAAGGGTTTTGCGGCTGGACCCGGCGCTGCCCATCGGCTTTGCGCGGGACCTGGACGTGTTGCCCAACACCCTCCCGCCTGCACGCCATCTGGGCTACGCCGTGCAATGGTTCGGCCTGGCCCTGGCGGTGCTGGTCACCGCCGTGGTGCTCACCTGGCGGCGCCGGGGCGCCACCCGTGAGAAAATGGGGCATGACCCTGCCTGA
- a CDS encoding COX15/CtaA family protein: protein MPASLRLPFRHFHRIAWLAAFMTASTIVFGGFVRLSDAGLSCPDWPTCYGRAAWPEAPSEIIDHAQLKIRPLETHKAWREQVHRFLAGMLSIEIFGLALMAVRRRRLGVSQVIASAVLVAAAIPLYMQGQHAAASVVAALGEGILLLAAWRWSQASAPGGSGDLARVAVLTLAMIVFQALLGMWTVTWLLKPIVVMGHLLGGLATFSLLVWMAWRATDLPIHLGQARALKRVLGVGLGLLVLQIALGGWVSANYAALACGGGSWRVANFPQCVGQWWPPHDFHEGFTLWRGIGVDYEGGVLDGAARIAIQMTHRLMAIVVFCWLAFCSLRLWKVPGMRGWAAGLLLALLAQVCLGILNVKLALPLAVAVLHNAGAVVLLFVMVSLLARLKVPE, encoded by the coding sequence ATGCCTGCCTCCCTACGCCTGCCGTTCCGGCACTTCCACCGCATCGCCTGGCTGGCGGCCTTCATGACCGCCAGCACGATCGTTTTCGGCGGCTTCGTGCGCCTGTCCGATGCCGGCCTGAGCTGCCCGGACTGGCCGACCTGCTATGGCCGCGCCGCATGGCCCGAGGCGCCGTCGGAGATCATCGACCACGCGCAGCTGAAGATCCGTCCGCTGGAGACCCACAAGGCCTGGCGCGAGCAGGTTCACCGCTTCCTGGCGGGCATGCTCAGCATCGAGATCTTCGGCCTGGCCCTGATGGCGGTGCGCCGGCGGCGGCTGGGGGTGAGCCAGGTGATTGCCTCGGCGGTGCTGGTGGCCGCCGCCATTCCGCTGTACATGCAGGGCCAACACGCCGCCGCCAGCGTGGTGGCGGCGCTGGGCGAAGGCATCCTGCTGCTGGCGGCCTGGCGCTGGAGCCAGGCCTCGGCGCCCGGCGGAAGCGGCGACCTGGCGCGGGTGGCGGTGCTGACCCTGGCGATGATCGTCTTCCAGGCGCTGCTGGGCATGTGGACGGTGACCTGGTTGCTCAAGCCGATCGTGGTCATGGGCCATCTGCTCGGCGGCCTGGCCACCTTCTCCCTGCTGGTGTGGATGGCCTGGCGCGCGACCGATCTGCCGATTCACCTGGGCCAGGCGCGCGCGCTCAAGCGCGTGCTGGGCGTGGGCCTGGGCCTGCTGGTGCTGCAGATCGCGCTGGGTGGCTGGGTCAGCGCCAACTACGCCGCGCTGGCCTGCGGGGGCGGCAGCTGGCGCGTGGCGAATTTCCCGCAGTGCGTGGGGCAGTGGTGGCCGCCGCACGATTTCCATGAAGGCTTCACCCTGTGGCGCGGTATCGGCGTGGACTACGAAGGCGGCGTGCTCGACGGGGCCGCGCGCATCGCCATCCAGATGACCCATCGGCTGATGGCCATCGTGGTGTTCTGCTGGCTGGCGTTCTGCAGCCTGCGCCTGTGGAAGGTGCCGGGCATGCGCGGTTGGGCCGCCGGCCTGCTGCTGGCGCTTCTCGCGCAGGTGTGCCTGGGCATCCTCAACGTCAAGCTGGCGCTGCCGCTGGCCGTGGCGGTGCTGCACAACGCCGGGGCGGTCGTGCTGCTGTTCGTGATGGTCTCGCTGCTGGCGCGGCTGAAGGTGCCGGAATGA
- the cyoE gene encoding heme o synthase: MSATRTTLRDYWDLTKPRVVALIVFTAFVGMILAIPGLPTWRNVRDGLLGFLGIWLAASAAAAINQLLDARIDAQMARTSWRPLVVGKVQPWQVLAFATVLTVISMLILVLWVNVITAVLTFFSLIGYAVIYTVYLKRATPQNIVIGGLAGAMPPLLGWAAVTGMQGPWDWGHSLLLVLIIFVWTPPHFWALAIFRREDYAKALIPMLPVTHGVVYTRWQILFYTVLLVEATLLPVLFGLSGLFYLAGALVLGVGFLWYAWRMLDPPDEFFAMRTFRYSIVYLMALFAFLLVDHWLSPWLPGLAGRSLG, encoded by the coding sequence ATGAGCGCCACACGCACCACGCTCCGCGACTACTGGGACCTGACCAAGCCGCGCGTGGTCGCGTTGATCGTGTTCACTGCCTTCGTGGGGATGATCCTGGCCATTCCCGGCCTGCCGACCTGGCGCAACGTGCGCGACGGGCTGCTGGGCTTCTTGGGCATCTGGCTGGCGGCGTCGGCCGCCGCGGCGATCAACCAGCTGCTGGATGCGCGGATCGATGCGCAGATGGCGCGCACCTCGTGGCGTCCGCTGGTGGTGGGCAAGGTCCAGCCCTGGCAGGTGCTGGCCTTCGCCACGGTGCTGACCGTGATCTCGATGCTGATCCTGGTGCTGTGGGTCAACGTCATCACCGCGGTGCTGACCTTCTTCTCGCTGATCGGCTATGCGGTGATCTATACCGTCTACCTCAAGCGCGCCACGCCGCAGAACATCGTCATCGGCGGGCTGGCCGGTGCCATGCCGCCGCTGCTGGGCTGGGCCGCGGTGACCGGCATGCAGGGGCCATGGGACTGGGGCCACAGCTTGCTGCTGGTGCTGATCATCTTCGTGTGGACCCCGCCGCACTTCTGGGCGTTGGCGATCTTTCGCCGCGAGGATTACGCCAAGGCGCTGATCCCGATGCTGCCGGTCACCCACGGCGTGGTCTACACGCGCTGGCAGATCCTGTTCTATACCGTGCTGCTGGTGGAAGCCACGCTGCTGCCGGTGCTGTTCGGCCTCAGTGGGCTGTTCTACCTGGCCGGTGCGCTGGTGCTGGGCGTGGGGTTCCTGTGGTACGCCTGGAGGATGCTGGACCCGCCGGACGAGTTCTTCGCCATGCGCACCTTCCGCTATTCCATCGTGTACCTGATGGCGCTGTTCGCCTTCCTGCTGGTGGATCACTGGCTCTCGCCCTGGCTGCCCGGACTGGCCGGGCGCAGCCTGGGATGA
- a CDS encoding LacI family DNA-binding transcriptional regulator yields the protein MSAEGRRRTKRAPRFTEIAIEAGVSPSTVDRVLNERGSVSDALRRKVVDAAKRLGTNRMLPSVRHGVLHFDVILVHSDVPHFQRINRALERYASLIGPRVTVHRSAWGERDDERLAAFLEHPPYPRHGLLIVARDSDRIRRALQVVNAAGTPVVTLSTDITGVRRLAYTGIDNTLAGRTAGYLIGRFTRQAGKVWIPVTSLDFRAHTERVEGFNQILAEQFPHLDPLPPVEMFDDVERAYAQLHDALRQHHDIVAVYNTGSASAGIRRALRRHPLAVAPVWVGHEATREHAELLNAGDMAATLDQDPESQVLAGLQHLMHANEELEQAPEGLTRFRVVTPANLDQYTLVI from the coding sequence ATGAGCGCCGAAGGCCGACGCCGCACCAAACGCGCGCCCCGTTTCACCGAGATCGCCATCGAGGCCGGGGTCAGCCCCAGCACCGTGGATCGCGTGCTCAATGAGCGCGGCAGCGTGTCCGATGCCCTGCGCCGCAAGGTAGTCGATGCCGCCAAACGGCTGGGCACCAATCGCATGCTGCCCAGCGTGCGCCATGGCGTGCTGCATTTCGACGTGATCCTGGTGCATAGCGATGTGCCGCACTTCCAGCGGATCAACCGCGCGCTGGAGCGCTACGCCAGCCTGATCGGGCCGCGGGTGACCGTGCACCGCAGCGCCTGGGGCGAGCGCGACGACGAGCGCCTGGCCGCGTTCCTGGAGCATCCGCCGTACCCGCGCCATGGCCTGCTGATCGTGGCACGCGACAGCGACCGCATCCGCCGCGCCCTACAGGTGGTCAATGCCGCCGGCACGCCGGTGGTCACCCTGTCCACCGACATCACCGGCGTGCGCCGGCTGGCCTATACGGGCATCGACAACACCCTGGCCGGGCGCACGGCGGGCTATCTGATCGGGCGCTTCACCCGCCAGGCCGGCAAGGTCTGGATCCCGGTGACCTCGCTGGATTTCCGCGCGCACACCGAGCGGGTGGAAGGCTTCAACCAGATCCTGGCCGAGCAGTTCCCGCACCTGGACCCGCTGCCGCCGGTGGAGATGTTCGATGACGTCGAGCGCGCGTACGCCCAGCTGCACGACGCCTTGCGCCAGCACCACGACATCGTCGCGGTCTACAACACCGGCTCGGCCTCGGCTGGAATCAGGCGTGCGCTGCGACGCCATCCGCTGGCGGTCGCGCCGGTCTGGGTGGGCCACGAGGCCACGCGCGAACACGCCGAGCTGCTCAACGCCGGCGACATGGCCGCCACCCTGGACCAGGATCCGGAGAGTCAGGTCCTGGCCGGCCTGCAGCACCTGATGCATGCCAACGAGGAGCTCGAGCAGGCGCCGGAAGGCCTGACCCGCTTCCGCGTGGTCACCCCGGCCAATCTGGATCAGTACACGCTGGTGATCTGA
- a CDS encoding bile acid:sodium symporter family protein, protein MNLLKRLRIDPFTLTLLGTVLLASLLPVRGTAAAWMDVVTDIAIAALFFLHGARLSRQSILAGATHWRLHLTILCCTFVLFPLLGLAVHPVAERLLTPGLALGLLFLCALPSTVQSSIAFTSMAGGNVPAAVVSASASSLLGVFLTPMIMALMAGTQGQMSDPVAAMGKILLQLLVPFLAGHLLRPLIGGWVDRHRPVLKYTDQGTILLVVYTAFSAAVVEGLWHKTPVLALLGVVVFAAVLLGMVMGLITLLARRLGFGRADEIAIVFCGSKKSLATGVPMAKVMFAGGALGAIVLPVMIFHQVQLITCAVVAQRYARAGGRAVAATE, encoded by the coding sequence GTGAACCTGCTCAAGCGCCTGCGCATCGATCCCTTCACCCTGACGCTGCTGGGCACGGTCCTGTTGGCCTCGCTGCTGCCGGTGCGCGGTACGGCCGCCGCGTGGATGGACGTGGTCACCGACATCGCCATCGCCGCGCTGTTCTTCCTGCATGGCGCGCGGCTCTCGCGCCAGTCGATCCTGGCCGGGGCCACGCACTGGCGCCTGCACCTGACCATCCTGTGTTGCACCTTCGTGCTGTTCCCGCTGCTGGGGCTGGCCGTGCACCCCGTCGCCGAACGCCTGCTCACGCCCGGCCTGGCCCTGGGGCTGCTGTTCCTGTGCGCCCTGCCCTCCACCGTGCAGTCCTCGATCGCCTTCACCTCCATGGCCGGCGGCAACGTCCCGGCCGCGGTGGTCTCGGCCTCGGCGTCCAGCCTGCTGGGCGTGTTCCTGACCCCGATGATCATGGCCCTCATGGCCGGCACCCAGGGCCAGATGTCTGATCCGGTCGCGGCCATGGGCAAGATCCTGCTGCAGCTGCTGGTACCGTTCCTGGCCGGTCACCTGCTGCGGCCGTTGATCGGTGGCTGGGTCGATCGCCACCGGCCGGTCCTGAAGTACACCGACCAGGGCACGATCCTGCTGGTGGTCTACACCGCCTTCAGCGCCGCGGTGGTCGAGGGCCTGTGGCACAAGACCCCGGTGCTGGCGCTGCTGGGCGTGGTGGTGTTCGCCGCGGTGCTGCTGGGCATGGTGATGGGCCTGATCACGCTGCTGGCCCGCAGGCTGGGCTTTGGCCGCGCCGACGAGATCGCCATCGTGTTCTGCGGTTCCAAGAAGAGCCTGGCCACCGGTGTGCCGATGGCCAAGGTGATGTTCGCAGGGGGCGCGCTGGGCGCCATCGTGCTGCCGGTGATGATCTTCCACCAGGTGCAGCTGATCACCTGCGCGGTGGTGGCCCAGCGCTACGCGCGCGCCGGCGGCCGCGCGGTCGCGGCGACCGAGTGA